One genomic region from Solwaraspora sp. WMMD792 encodes:
- a CDS encoding VOC family protein: MPVSEVHHVAVTVSDVDRAADFYEKALGYRRTLRADVAGPGIEVSLGLPAGTAGRVQYLQGPSQIGQLELIEWNGTATRTATGGHLELGTFLLSFAVPLAEMDELYARLVELGAQCLSPPNQVLLDNYGPITAFAARDLDGNLLEFVALPSREEILARRREGGS, encoded by the coding sequence ATGCCGGTGAGCGAAGTGCACCATGTGGCCGTGACCGTCTCCGACGTCGACCGGGCTGCGGACTTCTACGAGAAGGCGCTGGGCTACCGTCGGACCCTGCGGGCCGACGTCGCCGGCCCCGGCATCGAGGTGTCGCTGGGCCTGCCCGCCGGCACCGCCGGCCGGGTCCAGTACCTGCAGGGACCGAGCCAGATCGGCCAGTTGGAACTGATCGAGTGGAACGGCACCGCGACCCGGACGGCGACCGGTGGACATCTGGAACTGGGTACCTTCCTGCTCAGCTTCGCGGTGCCGCTGGCGGAGATGGACGAGCTGTACGCCCGGCTGGTCGAGCTCGGCGCGCAGTGCCTGAGCCCGCCGAACCAGGTTCTGCTGGACAACTACGGGCCGATCACCGCTTTCGCGGCCCGTGACCTCGACGGCAACCTGCTGGAGTTCGTGGCGCTGCCGTCCCGGGAGGAGATCCTGGCCCGGCGGCGGGAAGGCGGCAGCTGA
- a CDS encoding acyl-CoA dehydrogenase family protein has translation MHATFTQEQQEIGGTVAALAKAQAGAARAALSAGWRPCAADGPLLRDFGLLGVPESAGGVGSALIDLLVAVEVLGEQLVPTRFAAHAGAVQLLCGDDRRSVPLPDEILDGRRVLTPAVDVPSMAGWPDRSVPDPLVRTLVPYAAQADGFVVAGPDEVWIADAAALAERAGVTERAGVTERAGVTERRSFDPSVPLSDVSLSTPQRVDPVGTGLWRATLVVAAELCGVAQGAIELAAEQARTRVQFGRVIGSFQGVAFQLAEAATARKAAWDLTLYAAWAVDNRRPDAGIQVHAAKAAAGKAAVFAAERGIQVHGGMGITMEADPHLFLRRALVLDARLGRGRWHRHRAGALRIEARLAGPGHPTD, from the coding sequence GTGCACGCGACATTCACCCAGGAACAGCAGGAGATCGGCGGGACCGTCGCGGCCCTCGCCAAGGCGCAGGCCGGCGCGGCGCGGGCCGCGCTGTCAGCCGGTTGGCGGCCCTGCGCCGCCGACGGGCCGCTGCTGCGCGACTTCGGCCTGCTCGGCGTGCCGGAGTCGGCCGGCGGTGTCGGGTCGGCTCTGATCGACCTGCTCGTCGCCGTCGAGGTGCTCGGTGAGCAGCTGGTCCCGACTCGGTTCGCGGCCCACGCGGGCGCCGTACAGCTGCTCTGCGGCGACGACCGACGGTCGGTGCCGCTGCCCGACGAGATTCTCGACGGCCGGCGAGTGCTCACCCCGGCGGTCGACGTGCCGTCCATGGCCGGTTGGCCGGACCGGTCGGTGCCGGATCCGCTGGTGCGGACCCTGGTGCCGTACGCCGCTCAGGCGGACGGGTTCGTCGTCGCCGGTCCCGACGAGGTCTGGATCGCCGACGCTGCCGCACTCGCCGAGCGGGCCGGGGTCACCGAGCGGGCCGGGGTCACCGAGCGGGCCGGGGTCACCGAGCGGCGGTCGTTCGACCCGTCGGTGCCGCTGTCGGACGTGTCGCTGTCCACACCGCAGCGGGTCGACCCGGTCGGCACCGGGTTGTGGCGGGCGACGCTGGTGGTCGCCGCCGAGTTGTGCGGTGTCGCGCAGGGCGCGATCGAGTTGGCCGCCGAGCAGGCCCGTACCCGGGTGCAGTTCGGCAGGGTGATCGGGTCGTTCCAGGGGGTCGCGTTCCAGTTGGCCGAGGCCGCCACCGCGCGCAAGGCGGCGTGGGACCTGACGCTCTACGCCGCCTGGGCGGTCGACAACCGCCGCCCGGACGCCGGGATCCAGGTGCACGCGGCGAAGGCGGCGGCGGGCAAGGCCGCGGTCTTCGCCGCTGAGCGGGGGATCCAGGTGCACGGCGGGATGGGCATCACCATGGAAGCGGATCCGCATCTGTTCCTACGTCGGGCGTTGGTGCTCGACGCCCGGCTCGGCCGTGGCCGGTGGCACCGGCACCGGGCCGGCGCGCTACGGATCGAGGCGCGCCTGGCAGGTCCGGGACACCCTACGGACTAA
- a CDS encoding AMP-binding protein, whose amino-acid sequence MSDERTGFRLWAAAEPDLCAIVTADDRQISYGELYAEVNRISHGLRTRAGLRAGDTVAAVMTNSAGMVALYLAAMQSGLYLVTLNYHLTEPEIAYILADSGAKVVVCSGRVESVVAAAAAVGVPGIQMYVDGVPTTDRVRPLSQLTDGMSTVSPEQTPAGSLMMYTSGTTGRPKGVKRPLAGVDADTGASTYRWLFQEFGMERPAFGSWLVSAPLYHSANITPAMGALHAGGTMVLMDGWTPEGFLRRVHERRVTGTSMVPTHFYRLLQLPQGVRDSYDISSLRYVLHGAAPCPREVKQRILDWFGPVVYEYYGSTEVGTTIARPHEWLAHPGTVGRPASISTLRILDELGNEVPVGQTGIVYMRQGSDRVEYHNDPGKTDGARRDGLMTVWDVGHVDADGFLYITGRAAELILVGGVNVYPAEIEAALLGHDWIADAGVVGVPDPEFGEVPQAHVVLTESAPDAETALAQIRTYLAERLAKPKRPHSYVVRAALPRDPNGKLYKARLTRAPEVSA is encoded by the coding sequence ATGAGCGACGAGCGGACCGGCTTCCGGCTCTGGGCAGCCGCCGAGCCGGACCTGTGCGCGATCGTGACTGCCGACGATCGGCAGATCTCCTACGGCGAGCTGTACGCCGAGGTGAACCGGATCTCGCACGGCCTGCGCACCCGCGCGGGCCTGCGTGCCGGTGACACGGTCGCGGCGGTGATGACCAACAGTGCCGGCATGGTCGCGCTCTACCTGGCCGCGATGCAGTCAGGGCTCTACCTGGTGACGCTCAACTACCACCTGACCGAGCCGGAGATCGCCTACATCCTCGCCGACAGCGGCGCCAAGGTGGTCGTCTGTTCCGGGCGGGTGGAGTCGGTCGTCGCAGCCGCGGCCGCCGTCGGCGTGCCCGGGATCCAGATGTACGTCGACGGAGTCCCCACCACCGATCGCGTTCGTCCGTTGTCGCAGCTCACCGACGGTATGTCGACGGTCAGCCCGGAGCAGACCCCGGCCGGGTCGCTGATGATGTACACCTCGGGCACCACCGGCCGCCCGAAGGGGGTGAAACGGCCCCTGGCCGGAGTCGACGCCGACACCGGTGCGTCGACCTACCGGTGGTTGTTCCAGGAGTTCGGGATGGAACGTCCCGCGTTCGGGTCCTGGCTCGTCTCGGCCCCGCTGTACCACTCGGCGAACATCACCCCCGCGATGGGCGCCCTGCACGCCGGCGGCACGATGGTGCTGATGGACGGCTGGACGCCGGAGGGTTTCCTGCGTCGGGTCCACGAGCGGCGGGTCACCGGGACCAGCATGGTGCCGACCCACTTCTACCGGCTGCTGCAACTGCCCCAGGGCGTTCGCGACAGCTACGACATCTCCTCGCTGCGCTACGTCCTGCACGGTGCCGCGCCGTGCCCGCGCGAGGTCAAGCAGCGCATCCTCGACTGGTTCGGCCCGGTGGTCTACGAGTACTACGGCTCGACCGAGGTCGGCACCACCATCGCCCGCCCGCACGAGTGGCTCGCCCACCCGGGCACGGTCGGTCGTCCGGCCTCCATCTCGACGCTGCGGATCCTCGACGAGCTCGGCAACGAGGTGCCGGTCGGGCAGACCGGCATCGTCTACATGCGTCAGGGCTCCGACCGGGTCGAGTACCACAACGACCCCGGCAAGACCGACGGCGCCCGCCGCGACGGGCTGATGACCGTCTGGGACGTCGGCCACGTCGACGCCGACGGCTTCCTCTACATCACCGGCCGGGCGGCCGAACTGATCCTGGTCGGCGGGGTCAACGTCTACCCGGCCGAGATCGAGGCCGCGTTGCTCGGCCACGACTGGATCGCCGACGCCGGGGTCGTCGGCGTACCCGATCCTGAGTTCGGCGAGGTGCCGCAGGCCCACGTCGTGCTGACCGAGAGCGCGCCCGACGCCGAGACGGCGCTCGCGCAGATCCGCACCTACCTCGCCGAACGGCTGGCCAAGCCGAAACGTCCGCATTCGTACGTCGTCCGCGCGGCGTTGCCCCGCGACCCCAACGGCAAGCTCTACAAGGCGCGGCTCACCCGTGCCCCGGAGGTGTCGGCGTGA
- a CDS encoding LLM class flavin-dependent oxidoreductase, whose protein sequence is MKFGIMNLFPVADGASDHQVLRETLDEIQLADELGFDSIWLAEHHFSKYGILGSPVNFGMAVAERTRRITIGTAVLVLPLHHPLRLAEDIAALDVLSGGRVTIGVGRGYQPAEFAGFGIALAESKQRYQETLDVLRLALTQEKFSYHGEIYHFDDVTTYPRPFTPGGPPILQGTVSPDSFRERGAVGEPIITSPNFTPLGIMQKNFSLYRQSMQANGFDIAAYELPFMQQVWCGDGEDGLREAARAAMNYYKSVGKVIPGSEEAIEQERSYYAAVAKNIELLTLEQTLTHGGNFGSAQRVIETIEMLREQLGINHYIGWLRIPSLDRRSALKSMEEFATKVIPHFRAADQAGGRTDGHDRADDVLTTSASQAVIG, encoded by the coding sequence GTGAAGTTCGGAATCATGAACCTGTTCCCGGTGGCCGACGGGGCATCGGACCATCAGGTGCTACGAGAGACTCTCGACGAGATCCAGCTGGCCGACGAACTCGGCTTCGACTCGATCTGGCTGGCCGAGCACCACTTCTCGAAGTACGGCATCCTCGGCAGCCCGGTCAACTTCGGCATGGCCGTCGCCGAGCGGACCAGGCGGATCACGATCGGCACCGCCGTGCTGGTGCTTCCACTGCATCACCCGCTGCGGCTGGCCGAGGACATCGCGGCGCTCGACGTGCTCAGCGGTGGTCGGGTGACCATCGGGGTCGGCCGCGGCTACCAGCCGGCCGAGTTCGCCGGCTTCGGGATCGCTCTGGCCGAGTCGAAGCAGCGCTACCAGGAGACCCTGGACGTGCTGCGGTTGGCGCTGACCCAGGAAAAGTTCTCCTACCACGGCGAGATCTACCACTTCGACGACGTCACGACCTACCCCCGGCCGTTCACCCCCGGTGGTCCGCCGATCCTGCAGGGCACGGTCTCCCCGGACAGCTTCCGGGAGCGCGGCGCGGTCGGCGAGCCGATCATCACCTCACCGAACTTCACGCCGTTGGGCATCATGCAGAAGAACTTCAGCCTCTACCGGCAGAGCATGCAGGCCAACGGGTTCGACATCGCCGCCTACGAACTGCCCTTCATGCAACAGGTGTGGTGCGGCGACGGCGAGGACGGCCTGCGCGAGGCCGCCCGGGCCGCGATGAACTACTACAAGTCCGTCGGGAAGGTGATCCCGGGTTCGGAGGAGGCGATCGAGCAGGAGCGGTCCTACTACGCGGCGGTCGCCAAGAACATCGAACTGCTGACCCTGGAGCAGACCCTGACCCACGGTGGCAACTTCGGCTCCGCGCAGCGCGTCATCGAGACCATCGAGATGCTGCGTGAGCAGCTCGGCATCAACCACTACATCGGTTGGCTGCGGATCCCGTCGCTCGACCGGCGGAGCGCGCTGAAGTCAATGGAGGAGTTCGCCACCAAGGTGATCCCGCACTTCCGCGCGGCGGACCAGGCGGGCGGCCGGACCGACGGCCACGACCGGGCCGATGACGTCTTGACGACCTCCGCCAGCCAGGCGGTCATCGGATGA
- a CDS encoding AMP-binding protein yields MSTANVAAMLAGNARRFADADALVFEGRRWTHRQLAADVEALAAGLAAEGVRRDARVAIIANNVPEFLLLSLALSKLGAVFVPLNYRLTAGELAKLLRHARVQAVATVPEFAALTDAALTDAALTDAALTDAALTEAGAGPTADVRRFALEPIDDDGWVDVRALIGSHRGAQVADVDLDEAALHRIVYTSGTTGLPKGVLLTHGNVNMNMHAQIVELGLRPSDRILNFAPLYHVGGTDLPGFGIWHVGGTMVLHRRFEPAAVLRAIETERITGMVMAATMLDMVRRAADVVVADLTSVRWVIYSQVTSALFAVARELFPDARLIEGYGLTETCSALTYLDEAHMRSKQGSVGLPVPWVQVRVVDADGNDVLVGDDGEVIARGPKVSPGYLDDPQATRAAWRDGWFHTGDIGRFDADGYLYIRDRLKDMIRSGGENMSSAEIENVLADHPLVLAASVVAAPHPVWLEVPVAFVIGRPGLEPESLIAHARQRLGGFKVPKEIYVVDEFPTNPSGKVLKRSLRELRSSARPDWTYDRPRRD; encoded by the coding sequence ATGAGTACGGCGAACGTCGCCGCGATGCTGGCCGGTAACGCCCGGAGGTTCGCCGACGCCGACGCGTTGGTCTTCGAGGGCCGGCGGTGGACCCACCGCCAGCTCGCCGCCGACGTCGAGGCCCTGGCCGCTGGTCTGGCCGCCGAGGGAGTCCGCCGCGACGCCCGGGTGGCGATCATCGCCAACAACGTGCCCGAGTTCCTGCTGCTGTCGCTGGCGTTGTCGAAGCTCGGCGCGGTCTTCGTGCCACTGAACTACCGGCTCACCGCCGGCGAACTGGCCAAGCTGCTGCGGCACGCGCGGGTCCAGGCGGTCGCGACGGTCCCGGAGTTCGCCGCGCTGACCGACGCCGCGCTGACCGACGCCGCGCTGACCGACGCCGCGCTGACCGACGCCGCGCTGACCGAGGCCGGCGCCGGCCCGACGGCCGACGTACGCCGGTTCGCGCTGGAACCGATCGACGACGACGGCTGGGTCGACGTGCGCGCGCTGATCGGGAGCCACCGGGGTGCCCAAGTCGCCGACGTCGATCTCGACGAGGCGGCCCTGCACCGGATCGTCTACACCTCCGGCACGACCGGGCTGCCCAAGGGCGTGCTGCTCACCCACGGCAACGTGAACATGAACATGCACGCCCAGATCGTCGAGCTCGGGCTGCGGCCGAGCGACCGGATCCTGAACTTCGCACCGCTGTACCACGTCGGCGGCACCGATCTGCCAGGCTTCGGCATCTGGCATGTCGGCGGCACGATGGTGCTGCACCGGCGGTTCGAGCCGGCGGCGGTACTGCGGGCGATCGAGACCGAGCGGATCACCGGCATGGTGATGGCGGCGACGATGCTGGACATGGTCCGCCGTGCGGCCGACGTCGTCGTCGCCGATCTGACCTCGGTGCGGTGGGTCATCTATTCGCAGGTCACGTCGGCGTTGTTCGCCGTGGCGCGGGAGCTCTTTCCGGACGCCCGGCTGATCGAGGGTTACGGTCTCACCGAGACGTGCAGCGCCCTGACGTACCTGGACGAGGCGCACATGCGGTCCAAGCAGGGGTCGGTCGGCCTGCCCGTGCCGTGGGTCCAGGTACGGGTCGTCGACGCGGACGGCAACGACGTGCTGGTCGGTGACGACGGCGAGGTGATCGCGCGGGGCCCAAAGGTGAGCCCCGGCTACCTCGACGATCCGCAGGCGACCCGGGCGGCCTGGCGCGACGGCTGGTTCCACACCGGCGACATCGGTCGCTTCGACGCCGACGGCTACCTGTACATCCGCGACCGACTCAAGGACATGATCCGCAGCGGTGGGGAGAACATGTCCAGTGCCGAGATCGAGAACGTACTGGCCGACCACCCGCTGGTGCTGGCCGCGTCGGTGGTGGCGGCGCCGCATCCGGTGTGGCTGGAGGTCCCGGTGGCGTTCGTGATCGGCCGACCCGGCCTGGAACCCGAGTCGCTGATCGCCCACGCCCGGCAGCGTCTCGGCGGCTTCAAGGTGCCGAAGGAAATCTACGTAGTGGACGAGTTCCCGACGAATCCGTCCGGCAAGGTGCTGAAGCGGAGCCTGCGGGAGCTGCGGTCGTCGGCGCGCCCGGACTGGACCTACGACCGGCCGCGACGCGACTGA
- a CDS encoding MBL fold metallo-hydrolase, which produces MSRPVNDTHAASYHARQIPAPTEVTDGVWAIPIPLRGSALRYVTVFLVDIGDGAVLIDAGYDHPSCWQSFTESVAAIGHRIETISTVLLTHNHPDHIGFAARVRALSGASVVMGQADDFATMHRGRGGFLTQLRTALTTTGAPPDVVEAMYADAVAVTAHHEDLRIDLAVADETEFRFGDVTIRAVPAPGHTYGHTVYFDTRGSVFTGDTMMPEGPTQLAIVSRADDDPAADLFRTLQRVRDLGATIACPAHQFPYRDVAARADELAAFHRDEVATVSALAGTDGQTTAWDVARRMRWRKPWDELGRGTQRFSLVHAQALLRHTAASTGSRQSRRGRS; this is translated from the coding sequence ATGTCCAGACCCGTGAACGACACGCATGCCGCCAGCTATCACGCCCGGCAGATACCGGCTCCGACCGAGGTCACCGACGGCGTCTGGGCGATCCCGATCCCGCTGCGCGGCAGCGCACTGCGCTACGTCACCGTCTTCCTGGTCGACATCGGTGACGGTGCCGTTCTGATCGACGCCGGCTACGACCACCCGAGCTGCTGGCAGTCGTTCACCGAATCGGTCGCCGCGATCGGCCACCGGATCGAGACGATCTCCACCGTCCTGCTCACCCACAACCACCCGGACCACATCGGCTTCGCCGCCCGGGTCCGGGCGCTGTCCGGTGCCTCGGTGGTCATGGGGCAGGCCGACGACTTCGCCACCATGCACCGGGGCAGGGGCGGCTTCCTCACCCAGCTGCGGACCGCCCTCACCACGACCGGCGCCCCGCCCGACGTCGTCGAGGCGATGTACGCCGACGCGGTCGCGGTCACCGCGCACCACGAGGACCTGCGGATCGACCTGGCCGTGGCCGACGAGACCGAGTTCCGGTTCGGCGACGTGACCATTCGCGCCGTGCCAGCCCCGGGGCACACCTACGGGCACACCGTCTACTTCGACACCCGCGGCTCGGTCTTCACCGGCGACACGATGATGCCCGAGGGCCCCACCCAGCTCGCGATCGTCAGCCGCGCCGACGACGACCCGGCGGCGGACCTGTTCCGGACGCTGCAGCGCGTCCGCGACCTCGGCGCGACGATCGCCTGCCCGGCCCACCAGTTCCCGTACCGCGACGTCGCGGCCCGCGCCGACGAGCTGGCTGCCTTCCACCGTGACGAGGTCGCCACCGTCAGCGCACTGGCCGGGACCGACGGGCAAACCACCGCCTGGGACGTCGCCCGGCGGATGCGGTGGCGTAAGCCATGGGACGAACTCGGCCGGGGTACCCAACGGTTCTCCCTCGTCCATGCCCAGGCCCTGCTGCGGCACACGGCGGCGTCCACCGGTAGTCGTCAGTCGCGTCGCGGCCGGTCGTAG
- a CDS encoding SDR family NAD(P)-dependent oxidoreductase — protein sequence MSAEVRLDGQVAIVTGAGNGIGRAHALLLAERGARVVVNDLGGAVDGSGSSGAAQRVVDEIRAAGGVAVASTDSVATAAGGADLVARAVQEYGRIDAVIHNAGILRDGTLAKMHEEDVTAVLDVHLAGAFHVLRPAWGQMAERGYGRIVLTSSSSGLFGNFGQANYGAAKAGLIGLMNVLALEGARRGILVNAIAPTAATRMTENLLGELTDRFDPRHVAAVATYLASGQCQLNRHILTVGGGRVGRIFLGVTPGWYGGAEPVSPDDISASIDDICRLDDFIVPDSGADEVTLIQRALSGPVGPTV from the coding sequence GTGAGCGCCGAGGTGCGCCTCGACGGGCAGGTCGCGATCGTCACCGGCGCCGGCAACGGGATCGGCCGGGCGCACGCCCTGCTGCTGGCCGAACGCGGTGCCCGCGTGGTCGTCAACGACCTCGGCGGGGCGGTGGACGGTTCGGGTTCCTCCGGTGCGGCGCAGCGGGTGGTCGACGAGATCCGCGCCGCCGGCGGTGTCGCGGTCGCGTCGACCGACTCGGTCGCCACCGCCGCCGGCGGCGCCGACCTCGTCGCCCGGGCCGTGCAGGAGTACGGCCGGATCGACGCGGTGATCCACAACGCCGGCATCCTGCGGGACGGCACGCTGGCCAAGATGCACGAGGAGGACGTCACCGCGGTCCTCGACGTGCATCTCGCCGGTGCGTTCCACGTGCTGCGGCCCGCGTGGGGGCAGATGGCCGAGCGGGGGTACGGGCGGATCGTGCTGACCAGCTCGTCGTCCGGGCTGTTCGGCAACTTCGGCCAGGCCAACTACGGAGCTGCCAAGGCCGGTCTGATCGGGCTGATGAACGTGCTCGCGCTGGAAGGAGCCCGCCGGGGCATCCTGGTGAACGCGATCGCGCCGACCGCCGCGACCCGGATGACCGAGAACCTGCTCGGTGAGCTGACCGACCGGTTCGATCCCCGGCACGTCGCCGCGGTGGCGACCTACCTCGCCTCCGGGCAGTGCCAGCTCAACCGGCACATCCTCACCGTCGGCGGCGGCCGGGTCGGGCGGATCTTCCTCGGCGTCACCCCCGGCTGGTACGGCGGGGCCGAGCCGGTCTCGCCCGACGACATCAGCGCGTCGATCGACGACATCTGCCGGCTCGACGACTTCATCGTTCCCGACAGCGGCGCCGACGAGGTCACGCTGATCCAGCGGGCCCTGTCCGGACCCGTCGGTCCAACCGTCTGA
- a CDS encoding acyl-CoA dehydrogenase family protein — translation MDFDDSDSDLAFRREAGSWLDQALRDVPDQEELSQSEREHWSRVWQERLCAGNWAGLSWPVEHGGRGMDSLAQAIFNEEAAVRGAPYPLNGVGMMLAGPTIIAHGGDEQQARYLPGILRGEEYWCQGFSEPGSGSDLASLRTAATRVDGGWLINGTKIWTSNAHNASRCLLLARTDPEEPRHRGITYFLAPMDRFTVRPLVMINGDTEFNEMFLDDVFVPDSDVLGGVGNGWKVALTTLAFERGSMALNLWVWARQAVDRVVDLAIARGLADDSAVVDTIGALQCDAEAVRIGSMRMLAESRAGGVPGPETSALKSLWAGVVQHANRLAVQLDDAGGVLLDGAGAAARMHRYLRARAHTIEGGTEEVQKSILAERVLNLPRSR, via the coding sequence GTGGACTTCGATGACAGCGACAGCGACCTCGCGTTCCGGCGCGAGGCCGGCAGTTGGCTCGACCAGGCGCTGCGCGACGTGCCCGATCAGGAGGAGCTGTCCCAGAGCGAGCGTGAGCACTGGTCACGGGTCTGGCAGGAGCGACTCTGCGCCGGCAACTGGGCCGGGTTGTCCTGGCCGGTCGAGCACGGCGGTCGGGGAATGGACTCGTTGGCGCAGGCGATCTTCAACGAGGAGGCGGCGGTCCGGGGCGCGCCGTACCCGCTCAACGGTGTCGGCATGATGCTGGCCGGTCCGACGATCATCGCGCACGGCGGCGACGAGCAGCAGGCCCGGTACCTGCCGGGCATCCTGCGCGGCGAGGAGTACTGGTGCCAGGGCTTCAGTGAGCCCGGCTCCGGCTCCGACCTGGCGAGTCTGCGTACCGCCGCGACCCGGGTCGACGGCGGCTGGCTGATCAACGGCACCAAGATCTGGACCTCCAACGCGCACAACGCCTCCCGGTGTCTGCTGCTGGCGCGGACCGACCCCGAGGAGCCCCGGCACCGGGGCATCACCTACTTCCTGGCCCCGATGGACCGGTTCACCGTCCGACCACTGGTGATGATCAACGGGGACACCGAGTTCAACGAGATGTTCCTCGACGACGTGTTCGTCCCCGATTCCGACGTGCTCGGCGGGGTCGGCAACGGCTGGAAGGTCGCGCTCACCACGCTCGCCTTCGAACGCGGCAGCATGGCGCTGAACCTGTGGGTGTGGGCCCGACAGGCGGTGGACCGGGTCGTCGATCTGGCGATAGCGCGGGGACTGGCTGACGACAGCGCCGTCGTCGACACGATCGGTGCGTTGCAGTGCGACGCCGAGGCGGTCCGGATCGGGTCGATGCGGATGCTGGCGGAGAGCCGCGCCGGTGGCGTCCCCGGCCCGGAGACGTCGGCGCTGAAGAGTCTGTGGGCCGGCGTGGTGCAGCACGCGAACCGGCTCGCGGTGCAGCTCGACGACGCCGGCGGAGTGCTTCTCGACGGTGCCGGCGCCGCCGCCCGGATGCACCGCTACCTGCGTGCCCGCGCCCACACGATCGAGGGCGGCACGGAGGAAGTCCAGAAGTCGATTCTCGCGGAGCGGGTGCTGAACCTGCCCCGTTCACGTTGA
- a CDS encoding AMP-binding protein, giving the protein MATSNFTETLRRQALRRADREALVDGESRWTYAELDADVDRHAAALRAVGIGVGDLVGVLGRNTATYVIELLALSRLGAISVPLNWRLHPNEQAYVIDQAGVTALIYDDDFAADAATLATTTGLRITVANGTRVVADARRLADLLAAQPPGVRVPDAEKTSADIHRLLYTSGTTARPKGVIHTCGNLTANHLAQVLELELTAADRILVSAPLFHVSGLEAPGLATFVAGATMVLTPTFKAADIARTVARERITGMVLAAQILFGLLDRDDQSDLGSLRYLLFAGVAPSVRREVKRRLPHVRLVDTFGMTELCNGVCYLDAAHEQSKLGALGAPFPGVHIRIVDEHFQPVPPGVAGEIIIRGEKISPGYWNDDEANRRTRRDGWFLTGDVGRIDADGYLWFVDRRADLIKSGGENIASAEIERVIAKHPDVSEVAVIGVPDPTWDEVPKAYVILRAGATATAEGIREHCRAELARYKVPKYVQIVTSLPRNDSGKVLKKQLRETAVAG; this is encoded by the coding sequence ATGGCGACCAGCAACTTCACCGAAACGCTGCGCCGGCAGGCGCTGCGCCGCGCCGACCGGGAGGCGCTGGTCGACGGAGAGTCCCGCTGGACCTACGCCGAACTGGACGCCGACGTCGACCGGCACGCGGCGGCGCTGCGCGCCGTCGGCATCGGCGTCGGCGACCTGGTCGGGGTGCTCGGGCGCAACACCGCCACGTACGTCATCGAACTGCTGGCGCTGAGCCGCCTCGGTGCCATCTCCGTTCCGCTCAACTGGCGGCTGCACCCCAACGAGCAGGCGTACGTCATCGACCAGGCCGGCGTCACCGCCCTGATCTACGACGACGACTTCGCTGCGGACGCCGCCACCCTGGCGACCACGACCGGCCTGCGGATCACGGTGGCCAACGGCACCCGGGTCGTCGCCGACGCCCGTCGACTGGCCGATCTGCTCGCCGCGCAGCCGCCGGGGGTGCGGGTGCCGGACGCGGAGAAGACCTCGGCCGACATACACCGGCTGCTCTACACCTCCGGCACCACCGCACGCCCGAAGGGCGTCATCCACACCTGCGGCAACCTCACCGCCAACCACCTGGCGCAGGTGCTCGAACTGGAGCTCACCGCAGCCGACCGGATCCTCGTCTCGGCTCCGTTGTTCCACGTCAGCGGGCTGGAGGCGCCGGGCCTGGCGACGTTCGTGGCGGGCGCGACGATGGTGCTGACCCCGACGTTCAAGGCCGCGGACATCGCCCGGACCGTGGCCCGGGAGCGGATCACCGGCATGGTCCTGGCGGCACAGATCCTCTTCGGGCTGCTCGACCGCGACGACCAGTCGGACCTCGGGTCGCTGCGCTACCTGCTCTTCGCCGGGGTCGCGCCCAGCGTGCGGCGCGAGGTGAAACGCCGGCTGCCGCACGTACGGCTGGTGGACACCTTCGGCATGACCGAGCTGTGCAACGGCGTCTGCTACCTGGACGCCGCCCACGAACAGAGCAAGCTCGGCGCGCTCGGCGCGCCGTTCCCCGGGGTGCACATCCGGATCGTCGACGAACACTTCCAGCCGGTGCCGCCCGGCGTGGCGGGGGAGATCATCATCCGGGGCGAGAAGATCTCACCCGGCTACTGGAACGACGACGAGGCCAACCGGCGCACCCGTCGGGACGGTTGGTTCCTGACCGGCGACGTCGGGCGGATCGACGCCGACGGCTACCTGTGGTTCGTCGACCGCCGCGCCGACCTGATCAAGTCCGGTGGGGAGAACATCGCCAGCGCCGAGATCGAACGGGTCATCGCGAAGCATCCCGACGTCAGCGAGGTCGCCGTCATCGGGGTGCCGGACCCGACCTGGGACGAGGTCCCGAAGGCGTACGTGATCCTGCGCGCCGGCGCGACCGCCACCGCAGAGGGGATCCGCGAGCACTGCCGGGCCGAACTGGCCCGGTACAAGGTGCCGAAGTACGTGCAGATCGTGACGTCGCTGCCGCGCAACGACTCCGGCAAGGTGCTCAAGAAGCAGCTGCGCGAGACGGCGGTGGCCGGATGA